In Sphaerospermopsis torques-reginae ITEP-024, the genomic window TGTCTGTTAATTCAATCTTTGATTATTGAATGTTTTGCGATCGCAGCTTATAACATCTACATTCCTGTAGCTGATGATTTTGCCCGCAAAATTACTGAAGGGGTGGTTAAAGATGAATACAGTCATCTAAACTTTGGTGAAGTTTGGCTGGAAGCAAACTTTGAAAGTTCCAAAGCCGAATTAGAAGAAGCCAACCGTCAAAACCTGCCTATTGTCTGGCAAATGCTCAACAAAGTAGCTGATGACGCTAAAATCTTGGGCATGGAAAAAGATGCCTTGGTAGAAGACTTCATGATTCAATACGGAGAAGCATTAAGTAACATTGGCTTTACCACCCGTGACATCATGCGTCTTTCTGCTTACGGACTGGCAACCGTCTAGAGAGCAGGGGAGGCCTCACAAGGGTAGGTTTTTTACATTGTCGTGAGGGCAAGACTTGGATGACTTGGAAGGACAGTGGACAAGGGAGGAAAACCGTACAAAATCAGATGCTCTTGGTAACCAAAAAACTCCGTAAAAATACTGCTGTGCGTATCAAATCTTCTTTGTCTACAATACCTCCTTGTCTTCCAGGTCCTGCCTTCACAGTTAATATTAAAAACCTACCCCTGTGAGGTACTCAGTCCCCAGTCACCAATATTGACACTTAATGTAGTATTTTTAAGAAATAGAGATTATTATTCCCACGCTTTTCATAGCACACGCCTAAAATATCACTAATGTTTGGTCTAATTGGACATCTGACAAGTTTAGAACACGCTCAATCTGTAGCTCAAGAATTGGGATACCCAGAATATGCCGATCAAGGGCTAGACTTTTGGTGTAGCGCCCCACCGCAAATTGTTGATCACATCACCGTTACCAGCGTAACAGGTCAAAAAATTGAAGGAAAATATGTAGAGTCGTGCTTTTTGCCAGAAATGTTGGCAAATCGGCGGATTAAGGCGGCAACCCGCAAAATACTTAACGCTATGGCTCATGCTCAAAAGCATGATATCAATATCACGGCTTTGGGTGGGTTTTCTTCAATTATTTTTGAGAACTTTAATTTAGAGCAGTTTCAACAAGTCCGTAATGTCACATTAGAGTTTGAACGTTTCACTACAGGCAATACCCATACAGCTTATATTATCTGCCGTCAGGTAGAAGCAGCTTCCCAGCAATTAGGAATAGAACTTTCAAAATCAACTGTAGCAGTGTGTGGGGCGACTGGTGATATTGGCAGTGCAGTTACTCGCTGGCTGGATAAAAAAACAGATGTCCAAGAACTACTATTGATCGCCCGTAACCAAGAACGTCTACAAGCACTACAAGCAGAATTGGGACGTGGTAAGATTATGGGTTTAGAAGAGGCACTACCCCAAGCAGATATTGTAGTTTGGGTGGCGAGTATGCCCAAAGGTGTAGAAATAGATCCCACAGTGTTAAAGCAACCATGCTTATTGATTGATGGGGGCTATCCTAAAAACTTAGGAACAAAAATTCAGCATCCAGGTGTATATGTGTTAAATGGTGGAATTGTGGAGCATTCCCTGGATATTGACTGGAAAATTATGAAAATCGTCAATATGGAAGTTCCAGAACGGCAATTGTTTGCTTGTTTTGCGGAATCAATGTTATTGGAATTTGAGAAGTTATACACTAACTTTTCTTGGGGGCGCAATCAGATTACCGTAGACAAAATGGAATATATTGGTCAACTATCGCTTAAACATGGTTTTAGACCATTATTAGTTTAGGGGCTGGTGATTGGGGACTGGGGATTGGGGACTGGGAAAATACAAATAATTTCACCCTGCTCTCTGCTCCCCTGCTTCTTCTCTGTCACCTGTCACCTGTCACCTGTCACCTAATTTTTAACTATGGCAACTACTGAACGCAAACCCCTACTATTGGATTTTGAAAAGCCTTTAGCAGAACTGGCTACCCGCATTGATCAAATTCGGCAACTGGCAGATGAAAATGGTGTGGATGTTTCCGGGCAAATTCGCCAACTGGAAACTAGAGCGATGCAACTGCGGGAGGAAATTTTTAGCAGTTTGACACCATCTCAAAGACTGCAAGTGGCAAGACATCCGCGCCGCCCTAGTACATTAGATTACATCCAGGCGATTAGTGATGAATGGATGGAGTTACATGGCGATCGCTGTGGTGGTGATGATCCAGCTTTAGTCGGCGGTGTGGGTCGTTTAGGTGGACAACCTGTGGTCATGTTGGGTCATCAAAAAGGCCGGGATACTAAAGATAATGTCGCCCGGAATTTTGGCATGGCTGCACCTGGAGGCTACCGTAAAGCACTACGGTTAATGGAACACGCCAATAAATTTGGGATGCCCATTATTACCTTTATTGATACCCCCGGTGCTTGGGCAGGTATAGAAGCAGAACATCAAGGACAAGGTGAAGCGATCGCCTATAATTTAAGGCAAATGTTTTGTTTTGATGTGCCAATTCTCTGTACCGTCATTGGTGAAGGTGGTTCTGGTGGTGCTTTGGGTATTGGTGTGGGCGATCGCCTCCTGATGTTTGAACACTCTGTTTATACCGTTGCTACCCCAGAAGCTTGCGCTGCTATTTTGTGGAAAGATGCAGCTAAAGCACCCCAAGCCGCAGTAGCATTAAAAATCGTTTCCCACGACTTGAAAAACTTAGGCATTATTGATCAGATTTTACCAGAACCTATCGGTGGCGCTCATTCTGACCCCTTAACCACAGCTACCACCCTCAAACAAGCTTTGTTAGATAACTTGGACGAACTCAACCGTTTAACACCAGCCGAGCGCCGTCAACTACGCTATGAGAAATTTAGAAAAATTGGTGTGTTTACCGAAATTGCCCACTAAAAATAATAACCATATCTGATTCTTACATCAACAATGCTAT contains:
- a CDS encoding aldehyde oxygenase (deformylating), giving the protein MQQLVEQTQEIDFQSEKYKDAYSRINAIVIEGEEEAHDNYIRLAELLPNSKDELIKLSKMENRHKKGFEACGRNLSVTPDIQFAKKFFSGLHENFQKAAAEGKVVTCLLIQSLIIECFAIAAYNIYIPVADDFARKITEGVVKDEYSHLNFGEVWLEANFESSKAELEEANRQNLPIVWQMLNKVADDAKILGMEKDALVEDFMIQYGEALSNIGFTTRDIMRLSAYGLATV
- a CDS encoding long-chain acyl-[acyl-carrier-protein] reductase, which produces MFGLIGHLTSLEHAQSVAQELGYPEYADQGLDFWCSAPPQIVDHITVTSVTGQKIEGKYVESCFLPEMLANRRIKAATRKILNAMAHAQKHDINITALGGFSSIIFENFNLEQFQQVRNVTLEFERFTTGNTHTAYIICRQVEAASQQLGIELSKSTVAVCGATGDIGSAVTRWLDKKTDVQELLLIARNQERLQALQAELGRGKIMGLEEALPQADIVVWVASMPKGVEIDPTVLKQPCLLIDGGYPKNLGTKIQHPGVYVLNGGIVEHSLDIDWKIMKIVNMEVPERQLFACFAESMLLEFEKLYTNFSWGRNQITVDKMEYIGQLSLKHGFRPLLV
- a CDS encoding acetyl-CoA carboxylase carboxyltransferase subunit alpha, whose amino-acid sequence is MATTERKPLLLDFEKPLAELATRIDQIRQLADENGVDVSGQIRQLETRAMQLREEIFSSLTPSQRLQVARHPRRPSTLDYIQAISDEWMELHGDRCGGDDPALVGGVGRLGGQPVVMLGHQKGRDTKDNVARNFGMAAPGGYRKALRLMEHANKFGMPIITFIDTPGAWAGIEAEHQGQGEAIAYNLRQMFCFDVPILCTVIGEGGSGGALGIGVGDRLLMFEHSVYTVATPEACAAILWKDAAKAPQAAVALKIVSHDLKNLGIIDQILPEPIGGAHSDPLTTATTLKQALLDNLDELNRLTPAERRQLRYEKFRKIGVFTEIAH